In the genome of Bombus affinis isolate iyBomAffi1 chromosome 7, iyBomAffi1.2, whole genome shotgun sequence, one region contains:
- the LOC126918873 gene encoding SH3 and multiple ankyrin repeat domains protein 2 isoform X3: MEAGPKQQQQQQQSQQQQQQQQQQQQNSSAAGTGQTSSQATSPQGGQAQGQAQGQHNQDAAAVAAATAEAGPVEEGVLLARVHVPELYVSKCLQFPRDQLVWDVKQQCLASLPKVATWYRELKESFNYGLFCPPVNGKAGKFLDEERRLGDYPFNGPVGYLELKYKRRVYKMLHLDEKQLKAMHTRTNLRRLLEYVANSQVEKIAKMCSKGLDPNFHCQETGETPLTLATTLKKPSKVIIALVNGGALLDYRTKEGLTAMHRAVERNSLEAVKTLLELGASPNYKDTKGLTPLYYSVIYKTDPMLCETLLHDHATIGAQDLQGWQEVHQACRNNLVQHLDHLLFYGADMNARNASGNTPLHVCAVNNTDSSCIRQLLFRGAQKDSLNYANQTPYQVAVIAGNMELAEVIKNYQPEEVVPFKGPPRYNPKRRSVAFGGTSTMTTSCSASNLGTLTRIPSAEQQHGSGGSLTGSGGGSLTRTISVEQYTASVNAVTRVPSAEQYATGNLTRVPSTEQQYPSTGTLNRVPSSEQYASPIATATGTTTVTRMSSGEQYSATSGTLTRVPSTEQYPTGTLTRVPSAEQYANSIARTADTHHAALARVPSIEATRNELQRIPSEQHVAARSAEQNGHRITSDYQSPNSLRDPNARLPATAENYQNVRMEGLTRLQEHRLELQHRLDMHRTMEMPPSPSPSSRSLAPFSSASSSLSEGSNQPSGEDSASIVTDKSLGDTASDVISDSSGVGTSQSDTTNSLSIPGTTVVCVESYNSGILGHLNINQGDILEVTGATDCGLLEGVLRGQGTGLFPAHCVQEVRLRHTNIPLGPQPARDGRNRVLGRRESQHKYFATAPRLKKPVTSEPRTVVLHRSRKGFGFVLRGAKATSPLMELTPSARYPALQYLDDVDQGGVADLAGLRKGDYLIQINGEDVTTASHEHVVDLIRKSGELVRMTVVSPMISLPNSQSAALLPTSQPIQRQYATLPRKGNNNVVIGGTLGRSPAPMPPRRDPKTTLSVGRARARSMVAGLEGGGERDDRDEITSTGAKSSSAESIHLPQQPSTGPNTGQNTPVQPRTASIRSRPTSSRITAAELELNSRVRFFGGLGGGSDLHRDFHSTPDLNVQVQSSILAPKGHRSQEDVNALNGRNGLPPPNHPPPPPPVGQVVKVNVGANVPDVVTPASVYDNMAHIQQVKELAAATADGGYGVMSSFRPSNSAKLYASPEDMKTVGYRSRSLPTHTTRCHVRKSHSLRTTNNTTFKPLNNQQNVNNTVSNNNQVNNNQSANNQYAQPLKTNRSHSTAGVRERKKKAIGTSSSITNLSSVANNNAGNTVTNTAPPIPEPDYSLSESDNDEGEEETDDDGESEIAKELEKAAAREKLESTRETSGNSNTSGSSSSGSSSLPHSFSVEEIQKVRTQLKSSKSHPNDFLLQQTQQSLVEDGDNSSSGVSSDQDVPVGPPTGFDDTTARNLTNETAQHPTTVLSVTNVEKETNPKRTSYGGSGLLTRHAVSLAQLPPPIEADAEEQSSDLFVPPPPEFNAGPSAGSGDELVFAPPPQFCDNKQQPQQQQQQNRVKIIGAIPKVTNNQVKASGGRLHNQ, from the exons GAGCTGAAGGAAAGCTTCAATTACGGCTTGTTCTGCCCGCCCGTGAATGGAAAAGCCGGAAAATTCTTGGACGAGGAACGTCGCCTCGGCGATTATCCCTTCAATGGACCCGTCGGCTACTTGGAG CTCAAGTACAAAAGACGAGTATACAAGATGCTGCATCTCGACGAGAAACAGCTGAAGGCAATGCACACGAGAACGAACTTGCGAAGGTTACTGGAATACGTGGCAAACAGCCAGGTCGAGAAGATCGCCAAGATGTGCAGCAAGGGTCTGGATCCTAATTTCCACTGCCAGGAAACCGGAG AAACTCCGTTGACCTTGGCCACGACCCTGAAGAAGCCTTCGAAGGTCATAATAGCGCTGGTGAACGGCGGCGCGCTGTTGGATTATCGAACGAAAGAGGGTCTGACGGCAATGCACCGCGCTGTCGAACGAAACAGCTTGGAGGCAGTGAAAACACTGCTCGAGCTTGGCGCCAGCCCCAATTACAAGGACACCAAAGGATTGACGCCGCTCTATTACAGCGTCATATACAAGACCGACCCGATGCTCTGCGAAACGCTGCTTCATGACCACGCGACGATCGGCGCCCAGGATTTGCAGGGATGGCAGGAAGTGCACCAG GCCTGCCGCAACAACCTGGTCCAACACCTGGATCACTTGCTTTTTTACGGCGCCGACATGAACGCGCGTAACGCATCTGGTAATACACCGTTGCACGTTTGCGCAGTGAACAACACGGACTCCTCTTGCATACGCCAGTTGCTGTTCAGAGGCGCGCAGAAGGACAGTCTAAATTACGCGAACCAGACGCCTTACCAGGTCGCCGTGATCGCCGGGAACATGGAACTGGCCGAGGTCATTAAGAACTATCAGCCGGAGGAAGTTG TACCGTTTAAAGGGCCGCCACGCTACAACCCGAAACGACGGTCGGTGGCCTTCGGCGGCACGTCAACGATGACCACGAGCTGCTCGGCCAGTAACTTGGGCACCCTCACCAGGATACCTTCCGCGGAACAACAGCACGGATCTGGTGGAAGTTTGACCGGTTCCGGAGGAGGTAGCCTCACCAGAACAATCTCAGTGGAGCAGTACACGGCGAGCGTCAACGCGGTCACGAGAGTACCGTCCGCCGAGCAATACGCGACCGGCAACCTGACCAGAGTACCGTCCACGGAACAACAGTATCCATCCACCGGCACCCTGAACAGAGTACCGTCCTCGGAACAATATGCCAGCCCTATCGCGACCGCGACCGGTACCACCACCGTAACCAGGATGTCTTCCGGAGAGCAATACTCCGCGACCTCCGGTACGCTCACCAGAGTACCGTCCACAGAGCAATATCCAACCGGTACGCTCACCAGAGTACCGTCCGCCGAGCAGTACGCGAACAGTATCGCGAGGACGGCGGACACCCATCACGCCGCCCTCGCCAGAGTACCGTCCATCGAAGCAACCAGAAACGAGCTACAGAGAATACCGTCCGAGCAGCACGTTGCCGCTAGATCCGCCGAGCAGAACGGTCATCGGATTACTTCGGACTACCAGAGCCCCAATTCGCTGAGGGATCCTAACGCGAG ATTACCAGCCACCGCGGAGAACTATCAGAACGTAAGAATGGAGGGACTGACGAGGCTGCAAGAACACCGGCTCGAGCTTCAACACCGTCTTGACATGCACAGAACGATGGAGATGCCGCCGTCGCCGTCACCGAGCAGCAGGAGTCTAGCTCCTTTCAGCTCGGCTAGCTCGAGCCTCTCCGAAGGCAGCAATCAACCGTCCGGTGAAGATTCCGCCAGCATCGTCACAG ACAAGAGTCTCGGCGATACAGCCTCCGACGTGATTAGCGACAGTTCCGGGGTCGGAACCTCACAGTCGGACACTACCAATTCCCTCTCGATCCCAGGTACCACGGTCGTTTGCGTCGAGAGCTACAACAGCGGAATTCTAGGCCATCTGAATATCAATCAGGGAGATATCTTGGAAG TCACCGGAGCGACCGACTGTGGTCTTCTCGAAGGAGTTCTTCGGGGACAGGGTACGGGTCTGTTTCCGGCGCACTGCGTACAAGAAGTCAGGCTCCGTCACACGAACATTCCACTGGGTCCTCAGCCTGCCAGAGATGGCCGGAACAGAGTATTGGGCCGTAGAGAATCTCAACATAAGTATTTCGCTACTGCTCCTAGACTGAAGAAACC AGTTACGTCTGAACCTCGTACCGTGGTACTGCATCGCTCGAGAAAAGGTTTCGGCTTCGTATTGCGGGGCGCCAAGGCAACCTCGCCTCTAATGGAACTGACGCCGTCGGCCAGGTATCCCGCCTTGCAGTACTTGGACGACGTCGATCAAGGAGGAGTGGCCGACCTAGCTGGCCTCCGAAAAGGAGACTATCTTATCCAA ATCAACGGCGAAGATGTGACAACAGCGTCGCACGAACACGTAGTCGACCTGATCCGAAAATCCGGGGAACTGGTCAGAATGACGGTAGTTTCCCCGATGATCAGCCTTCCGAATTCGCAATCGGCAGCCCTTTTGCCAACTAGTCAACCTATCCAGAGACAGTACGCAACCCTTCCGCGTAAAGGTAACAACAACGTGGTGATTGGCGGTACGCTTGGCAGATCACCGGCTCCCATGCCACCCCGAAGAGACCCGAAAACCACTCTGAGCGTTGGTCGTGCTCGAGCAAGATCGATGGTCGCGGGATTAG AAGGTGGTGGTGAGAGAGACGATCGCGATGAAATAACATCGACGGGAGCCAAATCGAGTAGCGCGGAATCGATCCATCTTCCTCAGCAACCATCGACCGGGCCCAATACCGGACAGAACACACCGGTGCAGCCGCGAACGGCCAGTATTCGATCTAGACCTACCTCCAGTAGGATCACTGCCGCGGAACTGGAG CTGAACTCAAGAGTGCGATTCTTCGGTGGATTGGGCGGTGGTTCCGATCTTCACCGAGACTTTCACAGTACACCGGACTTAAACGTGCAGGTGCAGTCGTCTATTTTGGCTCCGAAAGGGCATAGAAGCCAGGAAGACGTAAACGCGTTGAATGGCAGAAACGGGCTTCCACCACCGAACCATCCGCCACCTCCGCCACCGGTCGGTCAAGTCGTCAAAGTGAACGTGGGCGCGAACGTGCCGGACGTAGTCACGCCGGCTTCTGTGTACGATAATATGGCTCATATACAGCAAGTCAAAG AACTGGCAGCCGCGACAGCAGACGGAGGTTATGGCGTGATGTCGAGCTTCCGACCATCGAATAGCGCCAAGTTATACGCCTCACCGGAAGATATGAAGACGGTAGGATATCGTTCTCGCAGCCTACCAACTCATACGACCCGTTGTCACGTGAGGAAATCGCACAGTCTGCGCACCACCAACAACACGACCTTCAAACCGTTAAACAACCAACAAAACGTGAACAACACCGTCAGCAACAACAACCAGGTGAACAACAATCAGTCGGCCAACAACCAGTACGCGCAACCTCTGAAGACCAACAGAAGTCACAGTACGGCTGGTGTcagggaaagaaagaagaaggccATCGGTACCAGTTCCTCGATCACGAATCTCTCGTCAGTGGCGAACAACAATGCTGGAAATACGGTGACTAACACAGCTCCGCCGATCCCAGAACCGGATTACAGCTTGTCGGAATCGGACAACGACGAGGGAGAGGAAGAAACGGACGATGATGGAGAATCAGAGATCGCGAAGGAACTCGAGAAAGCGGCTGCAAGGGAGAAATTGGAATCCACTCGAGAAACATCGGGCAACTCGAACACCTCGGGTTCCAGTTCATCCGGTAGCAGTTCGTTGCCGCATTCGTTCAGCGTTGAAGAAATTCAGAAGGTTAGAACGCAATTGAAGTCTTCGAAGAGTCATCCGAACGACTTTTTGTTGCAACAAACTCAACAATCCCTCGTCGAGGACGGCGATAACAGCTCGAGTGGTGTGAGTTCCGACCAAGACGTGCCAGTGGGTCCACCAACAGGTTTCGATGATACGACCGCTAGAAATCTTACCAACGAAACCGCGCAACATCCGACCACGGTGCTCTCCGTCACCAATGTAGAAAAAGAGACGAATCCGAAAAGAACGAGCTACGGTGGTAGCGGATTACTGACGCGACACGCGGTTAGCCTAGCCCAGTTGCCGCCACCGATCGAGGCGGATGCCGAGGAACAAAGCAGCGATCTGTTCGTCCCACCACCGCCTGAGTTCAATGCTGGACCTTCCGCGGGTAGCGGCGACGAACTGGTATTTGCTCCTCCACCTCAATTCTGCGACAACAAACAGCAAccgcaacaacaacagcaacagaaTCGCGTGAAGATCATCGGAGCGATACCGAAGGTTACCAACAATCAAGTAAAAGCTTCCGGTGGGCGGTTGCATAACCAGTGA
- the LOC126918873 gene encoding SH3 and multiple ankyrin repeat domains protein 2 isoform X1, producing MEAGPKQQQQQQQSQQQQQQQQQQQQNSSAAGTGQTSSQATSPQGGQAQGQAQGQHNQDAAAVAAATAEAGPVEEGVLLARVHVPELYVSKCLQFPRDQLVWDVKQQCLASLPKVATWYRELKESFNYGLFCPPVNGKAGKFLDEERRLGDYPFNGPVGYLELKYKRRVYKMLHLDEKQLKAMHTRTNLRRLLEYVANSQVEKIAKMCSKGLDPNFHCQETGETPLTLATTLKKPSKVIIALVNGGALLDYRTKEGLTAMHRAVERNSLEAVKTLLELGASPNYKDTKGLTPLYYSVIYKTDPMLCETLLHDHATIGAQDLQGWQEVHQACRNNLVQHLDHLLFYGADMNARNASGNTPLHVCAVNNTDSSCIRQLLFRGAQKDSLNYANQTPYQVAVIAGNMELAEVIKNYQPEEVVPFKGPPRYNPKRRSVAFGGTSTMTTSCSASNLGTLTRIPSAEQQHGSGGSLTGSGGGSLTRTISVEQYTASVNAVTRVPSAEQYATGNLTRVPSTEQQYPSTGTLNRVPSSEQYASPIATATGTTTVTRMSSGEQYSATSGTLTRVPSTEQYPTGTLTRVPSAEQYANSIARTADTHHAALARVPSIEATRNELQRIPSEQHVAARSAEQNGHRITSDYQSPNSLRDPNARLPATAENYQNVRMEGLTRLQEHRLELQHRLDMHRTMEMPPSPSPSSRSLAPFSSASSSLSEGSNQPSGEDSASIVTDKSLGDTASDVISDSSGVGTSQSDTTNSLSIPGTTVVCVESYNSGILGHLNINQGDILEVTGATDCGLLEGVLRGQGTGLFPAHCVQEVRLRHTNIPLGPQPARDGRNRVLGRRESQHKYFATAPRLKKPVTSEPRTVVLHRSRKGFGFVLRGAKATSPLMELTPSARYPALQYLDDVDQGGVADLAGLRKGDYLIQINGEDVTTASHEHVVDLIRKSGELVRMTVVSPMISLPNSQSAALLPTSQPIQRQYATLPRKGNNNVVIGGTLGRSPAPMPPRRDPKTTLSVGRARARSMVAGLEGGGERDDRDEITSTGAKSSSAESIHLPQQPSTGPNTGQNTPVQPRTASIRSRPTSSRITAAELEELFQRQQGSTSGQYSSSMMSSHFQTGQATKSHPSSPAKTGRVYASVAEMKRKGKLNSRVRFFGGLGGGSDLHRDFHSTPDLNVQVQSSILAPKGHRSQEDVNALNGRNGLPPPNHPPPPPPVGQVVKVNVGANVPDVVTPASVYDNMAHIQQVKELAAATADGGYGVMSSFRPSNSAKLYASPEDMKTVGYRSRSLPTHTTRCHVRKSHSLRTTNNTTFKPLNNQQNVNNTVSNNNQVNNNQSANNQYAQPLKTNRSHSTAGVRERKKKAIGTSSSITNLSSVANNNAGNTVTNTAPPIPEPDYSLSESDNDEGEEETDDDGESEIAKELEKAAAREKLESTRETSGNSNTSGSSSSGSSSLPHSFSVEEIQKVRTQLKSSKSHPNDFLLQQTQQSLVEDGDNSSSGVSSDQDVPVGPPTGFDDTTARNLTNETAQHPTTVLSVTNVEKETNPKRTSYGGSGLLTRHAVSLAQLPPPIEADAEEQSSDLFVPPPPEFNAGPSAGSGDELVFAPPPQFCDNKQQPQQQQQQNRVKIIGAIPKVTNNQVKASGGRLHNQ from the exons GAGCTGAAGGAAAGCTTCAATTACGGCTTGTTCTGCCCGCCCGTGAATGGAAAAGCCGGAAAATTCTTGGACGAGGAACGTCGCCTCGGCGATTATCCCTTCAATGGACCCGTCGGCTACTTGGAG CTCAAGTACAAAAGACGAGTATACAAGATGCTGCATCTCGACGAGAAACAGCTGAAGGCAATGCACACGAGAACGAACTTGCGAAGGTTACTGGAATACGTGGCAAACAGCCAGGTCGAGAAGATCGCCAAGATGTGCAGCAAGGGTCTGGATCCTAATTTCCACTGCCAGGAAACCGGAG AAACTCCGTTGACCTTGGCCACGACCCTGAAGAAGCCTTCGAAGGTCATAATAGCGCTGGTGAACGGCGGCGCGCTGTTGGATTATCGAACGAAAGAGGGTCTGACGGCAATGCACCGCGCTGTCGAACGAAACAGCTTGGAGGCAGTGAAAACACTGCTCGAGCTTGGCGCCAGCCCCAATTACAAGGACACCAAAGGATTGACGCCGCTCTATTACAGCGTCATATACAAGACCGACCCGATGCTCTGCGAAACGCTGCTTCATGACCACGCGACGATCGGCGCCCAGGATTTGCAGGGATGGCAGGAAGTGCACCAG GCCTGCCGCAACAACCTGGTCCAACACCTGGATCACTTGCTTTTTTACGGCGCCGACATGAACGCGCGTAACGCATCTGGTAATACACCGTTGCACGTTTGCGCAGTGAACAACACGGACTCCTCTTGCATACGCCAGTTGCTGTTCAGAGGCGCGCAGAAGGACAGTCTAAATTACGCGAACCAGACGCCTTACCAGGTCGCCGTGATCGCCGGGAACATGGAACTGGCCGAGGTCATTAAGAACTATCAGCCGGAGGAAGTTG TACCGTTTAAAGGGCCGCCACGCTACAACCCGAAACGACGGTCGGTGGCCTTCGGCGGCACGTCAACGATGACCACGAGCTGCTCGGCCAGTAACTTGGGCACCCTCACCAGGATACCTTCCGCGGAACAACAGCACGGATCTGGTGGAAGTTTGACCGGTTCCGGAGGAGGTAGCCTCACCAGAACAATCTCAGTGGAGCAGTACACGGCGAGCGTCAACGCGGTCACGAGAGTACCGTCCGCCGAGCAATACGCGACCGGCAACCTGACCAGAGTACCGTCCACGGAACAACAGTATCCATCCACCGGCACCCTGAACAGAGTACCGTCCTCGGAACAATATGCCAGCCCTATCGCGACCGCGACCGGTACCACCACCGTAACCAGGATGTCTTCCGGAGAGCAATACTCCGCGACCTCCGGTACGCTCACCAGAGTACCGTCCACAGAGCAATATCCAACCGGTACGCTCACCAGAGTACCGTCCGCCGAGCAGTACGCGAACAGTATCGCGAGGACGGCGGACACCCATCACGCCGCCCTCGCCAGAGTACCGTCCATCGAAGCAACCAGAAACGAGCTACAGAGAATACCGTCCGAGCAGCACGTTGCCGCTAGATCCGCCGAGCAGAACGGTCATCGGATTACTTCGGACTACCAGAGCCCCAATTCGCTGAGGGATCCTAACGCGAG ATTACCAGCCACCGCGGAGAACTATCAGAACGTAAGAATGGAGGGACTGACGAGGCTGCAAGAACACCGGCTCGAGCTTCAACACCGTCTTGACATGCACAGAACGATGGAGATGCCGCCGTCGCCGTCACCGAGCAGCAGGAGTCTAGCTCCTTTCAGCTCGGCTAGCTCGAGCCTCTCCGAAGGCAGCAATCAACCGTCCGGTGAAGATTCCGCCAGCATCGTCACAG ACAAGAGTCTCGGCGATACAGCCTCCGACGTGATTAGCGACAGTTCCGGGGTCGGAACCTCACAGTCGGACACTACCAATTCCCTCTCGATCCCAGGTACCACGGTCGTTTGCGTCGAGAGCTACAACAGCGGAATTCTAGGCCATCTGAATATCAATCAGGGAGATATCTTGGAAG TCACCGGAGCGACCGACTGTGGTCTTCTCGAAGGAGTTCTTCGGGGACAGGGTACGGGTCTGTTTCCGGCGCACTGCGTACAAGAAGTCAGGCTCCGTCACACGAACATTCCACTGGGTCCTCAGCCTGCCAGAGATGGCCGGAACAGAGTATTGGGCCGTAGAGAATCTCAACATAAGTATTTCGCTACTGCTCCTAGACTGAAGAAACC AGTTACGTCTGAACCTCGTACCGTGGTACTGCATCGCTCGAGAAAAGGTTTCGGCTTCGTATTGCGGGGCGCCAAGGCAACCTCGCCTCTAATGGAACTGACGCCGTCGGCCAGGTATCCCGCCTTGCAGTACTTGGACGACGTCGATCAAGGAGGAGTGGCCGACCTAGCTGGCCTCCGAAAAGGAGACTATCTTATCCAA ATCAACGGCGAAGATGTGACAACAGCGTCGCACGAACACGTAGTCGACCTGATCCGAAAATCCGGGGAACTGGTCAGAATGACGGTAGTTTCCCCGATGATCAGCCTTCCGAATTCGCAATCGGCAGCCCTTTTGCCAACTAGTCAACCTATCCAGAGACAGTACGCAACCCTTCCGCGTAAAGGTAACAACAACGTGGTGATTGGCGGTACGCTTGGCAGATCACCGGCTCCCATGCCACCCCGAAGAGACCCGAAAACCACTCTGAGCGTTGGTCGTGCTCGAGCAAGATCGATGGTCGCGGGATTAG AAGGTGGTGGTGAGAGAGACGATCGCGATGAAATAACATCGACGGGAGCCAAATCGAGTAGCGCGGAATCGATCCATCTTCCTCAGCAACCATCGACCGGGCCCAATACCGGACAGAACACACCGGTGCAGCCGCGAACGGCCAGTATTCGATCTAGACCTACCTCCAGTAGGATCACTGCCGCGGAACTGGAG GAACTATTTCAGCGGCAGCAAGGTAGTACCAGTGGTCAGTACAGCTCGTCCATGATGAGCTCTCACTTTCAAACTGGTCAAGCTACCAAGTCGCATCCTTCCTCACCTGCTAAGACCGGCAGGGTATACGCGAGCGTAGCAGAAATGAAACGCAAAGGCAAA CTGAACTCAAGAGTGCGATTCTTCGGTGGATTGGGCGGTGGTTCCGATCTTCACCGAGACTTTCACAGTACACCGGACTTAAACGTGCAGGTGCAGTCGTCTATTTTGGCTCCGAAAGGGCATAGAAGCCAGGAAGACGTAAACGCGTTGAATGGCAGAAACGGGCTTCCACCACCGAACCATCCGCCACCTCCGCCACCGGTCGGTCAAGTCGTCAAAGTGAACGTGGGCGCGAACGTGCCGGACGTAGTCACGCCGGCTTCTGTGTACGATAATATGGCTCATATACAGCAAGTCAAAG AACTGGCAGCCGCGACAGCAGACGGAGGTTATGGCGTGATGTCGAGCTTCCGACCATCGAATAGCGCCAAGTTATACGCCTCACCGGAAGATATGAAGACGGTAGGATATCGTTCTCGCAGCCTACCAACTCATACGACCCGTTGTCACGTGAGGAAATCGCACAGTCTGCGCACCACCAACAACACGACCTTCAAACCGTTAAACAACCAACAAAACGTGAACAACACCGTCAGCAACAACAACCAGGTGAACAACAATCAGTCGGCCAACAACCAGTACGCGCAACCTCTGAAGACCAACAGAAGTCACAGTACGGCTGGTGTcagggaaagaaagaagaaggccATCGGTACCAGTTCCTCGATCACGAATCTCTCGTCAGTGGCGAACAACAATGCTGGAAATACGGTGACTAACACAGCTCCGCCGATCCCAGAACCGGATTACAGCTTGTCGGAATCGGACAACGACGAGGGAGAGGAAGAAACGGACGATGATGGAGAATCAGAGATCGCGAAGGAACTCGAGAAAGCGGCTGCAAGGGAGAAATTGGAATCCACTCGAGAAACATCGGGCAACTCGAACACCTCGGGTTCCAGTTCATCCGGTAGCAGTTCGTTGCCGCATTCGTTCAGCGTTGAAGAAATTCAGAAGGTTAGAACGCAATTGAAGTCTTCGAAGAGTCATCCGAACGACTTTTTGTTGCAACAAACTCAACAATCCCTCGTCGAGGACGGCGATAACAGCTCGAGTGGTGTGAGTTCCGACCAAGACGTGCCAGTGGGTCCACCAACAGGTTTCGATGATACGACCGCTAGAAATCTTACCAACGAAACCGCGCAACATCCGACCACGGTGCTCTCCGTCACCAATGTAGAAAAAGAGACGAATCCGAAAAGAACGAGCTACGGTGGTAGCGGATTACTGACGCGACACGCGGTTAGCCTAGCCCAGTTGCCGCCACCGATCGAGGCGGATGCCGAGGAACAAAGCAGCGATCTGTTCGTCCCACCACCGCCTGAGTTCAATGCTGGACCTTCCGCGGGTAGCGGCGACGAACTGGTATTTGCTCCTCCACCTCAATTCTGCGACAACAAACAGCAAccgcaacaacaacagcaacagaaTCGCGTGAAGATCATCGGAGCGATACCGAAGGTTACCAACAATCAAGTAAAAGCTTCCGGTGGGCGGTTGCATAACCAGTGA